The Trichosurus vulpecula isolate mTriVul1 chromosome 4, mTriVul1.pri, whole genome shotgun sequence genome contains a region encoding:
- the RGS1 gene encoding regulator of G-protein signaling 1 produces MRAATLSTPRLNKMPGIFFSSANHSELKGSDHSLLDDKTQKKRPKAFGTDLKAYLKSMLPHLESGIKSSKSKDILSVTEVIQWSQSLEKLLTNQTGQAVFGNFLKSEFSEENIEFWLACEDYKRTESDHLHHKAEKIYKAFVQSDAIKQINIDFHTRESTAKKIQVPTPTSFDEAQKIVYTLMERDSYPRFLKSEVYLKLLSELQGSSLK; encoded by the exons ATGAGAGCAGCAACCCTCTCCACTCCAAGACTAAACAAAATGCCAGGAATATTCTTTTCCTCTGCTAATCATAGTGAATTGAAAGGATCTGATCATTCTCTACTAGATGacaaaactcagaaaaagagaCCAAAGGCTTT TGGAACAGACCTGAAAGCCTATTTGAAATCCATGTTACCACATCTAGAATCAGGGATCAAATCTTCCAAGTCCAAAGATAT ACTTTCTGTAACAGAAGTAATACAGTGGTCTCAGTCTCTGGAAAAACTTCTCACCAACCAAA cTGGGCAAGCTGTCTTTGGTAACTTTCTGAAGTCAGAGTTCAGTGAGGAGAATATTGAGTTCTGGTTGGCCTGTGAAGATTACAAAAGAACAGAATCTGATCATTTGCATCACAAGGCTGAAAAGATTTACAAGGCATTTGTTCAATCTGATGCTATAAAACAA ATCAATATTGATTTTCATACCCGTGAGTCTACAGCTAAAAAAATTCAAGTGCCAACTCCCACAAGCTTTGATGAAGCCCAAAAAATTGTATATACACTTATGGAGAGGGACTCCTATCCCCGGTTCCTTAAATCAGAAGTTTACTTAAAACTACTGAGTGAACTTCAGGGTAGCAGCCTCAAGTGA